The Halalkalibacter krulwichiae genome has a segment encoding these proteins:
- a CDS encoding S-(hydroxymethyl)glutathione dehydrogenase/class III alcohol dehydrogenase: MKSRAAVAFEPGEPLQIVEIDVEEPQAKEVLVKILYTSVCHTDAFTLSGDDPEGVFPAVLGHEGAGVVVAVGDEVTSVKPGDHVIPLYTAECGECKFCRSGKTNLCSAVRETQGKGLMPDGTTRFSYNGEPVYHYMGTSTFSEYTVVSEVSLAKIDSEAPLDKVGLFGCGVTTGIGAVHKTAKVEEGAVTAVFGLGAIGLAVIQGLVQAKASRIIAIDLNEDKFELAKKMGATDFINPSKFDKPIQEVIVEMTDGGVDYSFECIGNVEVMRSALECCHKGWGESVIIGVAGAGKEIHTRPFQLVTGRVWRGSAFGGVKGRTELPGMVKDYMNGKIDIDSFITHHLNFTDINKAFDLLHKGESIRTMLTYGE, from the coding sequence TTGAAAAGTAGAGCTGCTGTTGCATTTGAACCAGGGGAACCACTTCAAATTGTAGAAATTGATGTGGAAGAACCACAAGCAAAAGAGGTATTAGTGAAAATTCTCTATACATCAGTCTGTCATACAGATGCTTTTACATTATCAGGTGATGATCCGGAAGGTGTATTTCCTGCTGTATTAGGTCATGAAGGTGCTGGGGTAGTCGTTGCTGTAGGAGATGAAGTAACTTCAGTAAAACCGGGGGACCATGTGATTCCACTATACACGGCTGAATGTGGAGAATGTAAATTCTGTCGTTCTGGCAAAACAAACTTATGTAGTGCCGTACGAGAAACTCAAGGTAAAGGTTTAATGCCTGATGGAACGACTCGTTTCTCTTATAATGGAGAGCCGGTTTATCATTACATGGGAACAAGTACATTTAGTGAATATACAGTCGTTTCTGAAGTCTCTTTAGCAAAAATTGATTCAGAAGCACCGCTTGATAAAGTTGGTCTATTTGGATGCGGTGTGACTACAGGAATTGGGGCTGTACACAAAACAGCTAAAGTAGAAGAAGGAGCTGTGACAGCCGTATTTGGTCTAGGTGCGATCGGATTAGCTGTAATTCAAGGATTGGTTCAAGCAAAAGCAAGCCGAATTATTGCGATAGACTTAAATGAAGATAAGTTTGAATTGGCTAAAAAAATGGGAGCAACTGATTTTATAAATCCTTCTAAATTTGATAAGCCAATCCAAGAAGTCATTGTTGAAATGACGGATGGAGGAGTCGATTATAGCTTCGAGTGTATTGGAAATGTTGAAGTAATGAGGTCTGCTCTTGAATGTTGTCATAAAGGTTGGGGTGAAAGCGTTATTATCGGTGTAGCTGGCGCAGGTAAAGAGATTCATACTCGTCCATTCCAATTAGTAACGGGTCGAGTATGGCGTGGTTCTGCCTTTGGCGGCGTAAAAGGAAGAACGGAGCTTCCGGGAATGGTTAAAGATTATATGAATGGTAAGATCGATATCGATTCTTTTATCACACACCACTTAAACTTTACAGACATCAATAAGGCATTTGATTTGCTTCATAAAGGTGAGTCAATTCGTACGATGTTAACATATGGAGAGTGA
- a CDS encoding EAL domain-containing protein, which yields MGRFKFLKYKKKDYHSETNIDDHYLLNNKTFESLFENYPDAVFTLDRNGHLLNYNSSVKRIFGCDDNDLKRDFRKYLFKDNQVQRTNRLQKALNGEAQKFTSVVRLKNGELLHAEVSYTPIFSGDKQVLGIYGIARDITKDVENEKAILKIKSNLELAQQVAKIGSWEYDIIEDESFWSNQTYQIYGIDEASGYVPTYNKVLKRIHPDDQEYFDFIFTNSIKNCESYNMEFRISRVDGSTIHVYEQAEVILDENKQPIRIIGFIQDITKRKMVENKLSESEQRFKNIYTNLEAGIWSFDVSRNEFILISPGVEVVTGYTSDQFKHDIAWESIIHGDDLPKYRKLQPILQNGESLNHQYRIIHKCGEIRWVQDQTIPVLDDNGNLIRIDGIITNITELKVYEERITHFAYHDILTNLPNKRMFDDLIQSLVKSKDPINFTLLYLNLDRLGNINDTLGYEIGDKLLQEFTKRINTLLDDTSLIARLDGDEFSIILYDFKEKEYPVAIAREIIKLLKEPFYVDDYELYISSSIGISNFPHDGESKEELLKNARAALNRAKEMGKNNYQIYSASLNISSFKLYTLERDLHKAIQNEELYLDFQPRVDTATGKMVSAEALVRWEHPIWGQVSPGEFIPLAEESELILDIGDWVLEKVCSYLQKWSENKSPIVPISINVSAKRFLRNDLISKMKYVLEKTNTDPKFIELEITETTLVYNEETVSQVIQSLREMGIRIALDDFGTGFSSLTYLKNYPIDTIKIDQSFIQNINIAKSDEMIIKSIIFLAKGLDLNVVAEGVETNDQLTFLKQQECDEIQGYLFSKPVDEKRFEQLLKNKVLKVNNSLQNQENIENRRKYYRINLLFPLSSNMSLTSINGKSVELGKTEVLIEDIGIGGLRFLSNINLPVRPDVILEFETLIMEHIVKLQGHIVWKQEVNDLYQYGLQFTINEVERDKLVKLLNNFQIQLRKNPLVQDCHFIQEDKMNYLKIKK from the coding sequence GTGGGAAGGTTTAAGTTTTTGAAATATAAAAAGAAGGATTATCATTCTGAAACTAACATAGATGATCATTATTTACTTAACAATAAAACATTTGAGTCTCTTTTTGAAAATTATCCTGATGCTGTTTTTACTTTGGATAGAAACGGTCATTTGTTGAACTATAATTCCTCAGTTAAAAGAATATTTGGGTGTGATGACAATGATTTAAAAAGAGATTTTAGAAAGTATTTGTTTAAGGATAATCAAGTACAGAGGACAAATCGTTTACAAAAAGCTCTTAATGGAGAAGCGCAGAAATTTACGTCTGTTGTACGTTTGAAAAATGGTGAATTATTACATGCTGAAGTCAGTTACACTCCAATTTTCAGTGGAGATAAGCAAGTATTAGGTATTTATGGAATTGCAAGAGACATTACAAAAGATGTGGAAAATGAAAAAGCGATATTGAAAATAAAAAGTAATCTAGAATTGGCACAGCAGGTTGCAAAAATAGGTAGTTGGGAGTATGACATCATTGAAGATGAATCTTTTTGGTCAAACCAAACATATCAAATTTATGGTATTGATGAAGCGTCTGGATATGTACCTACCTATAATAAAGTGTTAAAGCGGATTCATCCTGATGATCAAGAGTATTTTGACTTCATTTTTACTAACTCAATTAAAAATTGTGAAAGCTACAACATGGAATTTAGAATTTCACGAGTAGATGGAAGTACTATCCATGTATATGAACAAGCGGAAGTAATATTGGATGAAAACAAGCAACCGATAAGAATTATCGGGTTTATTCAGGATATCACAAAAAGAAAAATGGTAGAAAATAAATTAAGTGAAAGTGAGCAAAGATTTAAAAATATTTATACTAATCTTGAAGCTGGAATATGGTCATTTGATGTTAGTAGAAATGAATTTATTCTTATTTCTCCAGGAGTTGAAGTTGTAACAGGATATACCTCGGATCAATTTAAACATGATATAGCTTGGGAATCGATCATTCATGGGGATGACTTACCAAAGTATCGTAAGCTTCAACCTATTTTACAGAATGGCGAATCATTAAACCATCAATATCGCATCATTCATAAATGTGGAGAAATCAGGTGGGTTCAAGATCAGACCATACCTGTTTTAGATGACAACGGGAATCTTATAAGAATAGATGGGATTATTACGAACATTACCGAACTAAAGGTATATGAAGAAAGAATTACTCATTTCGCATATCATGATATTTTGACAAATCTACCCAATAAACGGATGTTTGACGATCTAATTCAATCACTAGTCAAATCAAAAGATCCTATTAATTTCACATTGTTATATTTAAATCTAGACCGTTTGGGAAATATAAATGATACATTAGGCTATGAAATTGGAGATAAATTATTACAGGAGTTCACTAAACGAATCAATACCTTATTAGATGATACTAGTCTAATTGCAAGACTCGATGGAGATGAGTTTAGTATCATTCTGTATGACTTTAAGGAGAAGGAATATCCTGTTGCCATTGCAAGAGAGATAATCAAACTTTTAAAGGAACCTTTCTATGTAGACGATTACGAACTGTATATTTCATCGAGTATCGGCATAAGTAATTTTCCACATGATGGAGAATCAAAAGAAGAACTATTAAAAAATGCACGTGCCGCATTAAATAGAGCAAAAGAGATGGGGAAAAATAATTACCAAATTTATTCTGCATCCTTAAATATATCATCATTTAAGTTGTATACACTTGAAAGAGATTTGCATAAGGCTATTCAAAATGAAGAATTATACTTGGATTTTCAACCTCGTGTGGATACGGCAACAGGTAAAATGGTTAGTGCTGAAGCGCTAGTTCGATGGGAACATCCAATTTGGGGACAGGTTTCACCAGGTGAATTTATCCCACTGGCAGAGGAAAGTGAACTAATTCTTGATATTGGGGATTGGGTATTAGAAAAAGTATGCTCTTACTTGCAAAAATGGAGTGAGAACAAGTCGCCGATAGTTCCTATATCTATTAATGTTTCAGCTAAAAGGTTTTTAAGGAATGATTTGATATCTAAAATGAAATATGTTTTAGAAAAAACAAATACAGATCCAAAATTCATAGAACTTGAAATTACTGAAACTACATTAGTTTATAATGAGGAAACTGTAAGTCAAGTTATACAATCATTAAGGGAAATGGGCATTCGTATTGCATTGGATGATTTTGGTACCGGTTTCTCATCCTTAACTTATCTGAAGAATTATCCAATAGATACAATAAAAATTGATCAATCATTTATTCAAAATATTAATATTGCGAAAAGTGATGAGATGATAATAAAATCAATCATTTTTTTAGCTAAGGGACTAGATTTAAACGTAGTCGCAGAAGGTGTTGAGACAAATGATCAGTTAACATTTCTCAAACAGCAAGAATGCGACGAAATTCAAGGATATTTATTTAGTAAGCCTGTTGATGAAAAAAGGTTTGAACAGTTATTAAAAAATAAAGTCCTTAAAGTAAATAATTCTCTTCAAAATCAAGAGAATATTGAAAATAGAAGGAAGTATTATAGAATTAACTTACTTTTTCCTCTTAGTTCAAATATGTCTCTAACATCGATTAATGGTAAAAGCGTTGAATTAGGGAAAACGGAAGTATTGATAGAGGATATAGGAATTGGTGGATTGAGATTTCTGTCAAACATAAACTTACCAGTTCGTCCTGATGTTATTTTAGAATTCGAAACCTTGATCATGGAGCACATAGTAAAATTACAAGGCCATATTGTATGGAAGCAAGAGGTAAATGATTTATATCAATATGGACTTCAGTTTACTATAAATGAGGTTGAGAGGGACAAACTTGTTAAATTATTAAATAATTTTCAAATTCAACTTCGTAAAAATCCCTTAGTACAGGATTGTCATTTTATTCAAGAGGATAAAATGAATTACCTGAAAATAAAGAAATAA
- a CDS encoding thiol reductase thioredoxin — MIATYEENVVRFDKINSTKAQELIKGEGEAVIYIGKAVCPYCQIFIKKLKKIAEETNTHIYYVNSVEQSDMAGITAFRNEYGIPTVPGFIYTNGDTVTVKCDSSMSEEEIKSFMNK, encoded by the coding sequence ATGATTGCGACTTATGAAGAAAATGTAGTTCGTTTTGATAAAATTAATTCGACCAAAGCGCAGGAATTGATAAAAGGGGAAGGAGAGGCCGTTATCTATATTGGCAAGGCTGTCTGTCCTTATTGTCAAATATTCATTAAAAAATTAAAAAAGATTGCTGAAGAAACGAACACTCACATTTATTATGTAAATAGTGTGGAACAGTCTGATATGGCAGGCATTACGGCTTTCCGTAATGAATACGGTATTCCAACGGTTCCCGGTTTCATCTATACCAATGGTGACACAGTAACAGTGAAATGCGATTCATCTATGTCAGAAGAAGAAATCAAATCGTTTATGAATAAATGA
- a CDS encoding cell wall hydrolase → MGRRIKHTERDVNSLARLMLAEAIGEGAEGMDMVGTVVANRVEADCEPDFQNLRNIRHAIYQTIPGTGIPHFEPVLNGALYTQRPTEEDLQRARNLLNGHRNPRARMNLWFFNPSPGQAYRDPCTPTMPRSPMTQFDFAHKNHCFYVAVPGYCPEFYR, encoded by the coding sequence ATGGGTAGGCGAATCAAACATACTGAACGCGACGTGAATTCTTTAGCAAGACTCATGCTTGCGGAGGCGATTGGTGAAGGCGCTGAAGGGATGGATATGGTAGGGACGGTTGTGGCGAATCGGGTCGAGGCGGACTGTGAGCCGGACTTCCAAAATTTACGTAATATTCGTCATGCTATCTATCAAACGATACCGGGAACTGGAATCCCTCACTTCGAGCCTGTTTTAAATGGAGCCTTGTATACACAGCGTCCAACCGAAGAAGACCTCCAGAGGGCCAGAAACTTACTGAATGGCCATAGGAATCCTCGAGCTAGAATGAACTTATGGTTTTTTAATCCGAGTCCGGGGCAAGCATACCGAGACCCTTGTACTCCTACGATGCCAAGGTCTCCAATGACTCAGTTTGATTTTGCACACAAGAATCATTGCTTCTATGTCGCTGTACCGGGCTATTGCCCAGAGTTTTATAGATAA
- a CDS encoding membrane lipoprotein lipid attachment site-containing protein — MKKLLYPFLLLVVLSGCQELNNNEKENLIENNKTETNRSESMFILDNYTNTIKHNLELYSDRLIEKLVEIQRLNFYTEVELLDFSSLVEPTRYELSIIMYSMDKEANEVFYEGDDPKVFADSLNVVEDVVYYEERADQKDEFLEFYEQNEEEIVLAEQEVVKNWFVDCWKKANGQDFQLPSYFSFHDEYKSFDLKNNKWISEEEMWAY; from the coding sequence ATGAAGAAATTACTATATCCTTTTTTATTATTAGTAGTATTAAGTGGTTGTCAAGAATTAAACAATAATGAAAAAGAGAATTTAATAGAAAATAATAAAACGGAAACTAATAGGAGCGAATCAATGTTTATTTTAGATAATTATACAAACACAATTAAACATAATCTTGAATTGTACTCTGATAGGTTAATTGAGAAATTAGTTGAAATTCAAAGGTTGAATTTTTATACCGAAGTGGAGTTATTAGATTTTTCTTCCTTGGTGGAACCGACAAGGTATGAACTATCAATTATAATGTATTCGATGGATAAAGAAGCTAATGAAGTCTTCTATGAAGGTGATGATCCAAAGGTGTTTGCCGATAGTTTGAATGTAGTGGAAGATGTAGTATATTACGAAGAACGAGCTGATCAAAAGGATGAGTTTCTTGAATTTTATGAACAAAATGAAGAAGAAATAGTTTTGGCAGAACAAGAAGTAGTCAAGAATTGGTTTGTAGATTGTTGGAAAAAAGCAAATGGTCAAGATTTTCAACTGCCATCTTATTTTTCTTTTCATGATGAATATAAATCATTTGATTTAAAGAATAACAAATGGATTTCAGAAGAAGAGATGTGGGCTTATTAA
- the gshAB gene encoding bifunctional glutamate--cysteine ligase GshA/glutathione synthetase GshB, whose product MDLKKMLANERVKSYLLKARYGIEKESHRVDLSGNLAKTDHPTSITLKDDHPYIQRDFSETQLEFITPVMETVEDLFHYLAAIHDVAYRSMDENEMLWPLSMPPQLPKKEEDIAIAKLKNVGNYKYRQALSQSYGRRKQMVSGIHFNFEFGEELLQALFSLQSEIKDYQQFKAEIYLKVTRNYLHNRWFITYFYGASPISEKNFFEYHSLDKAVRSIRGSKYGYVNADEVKVSYSSIQSYLSDLSLMVKRGLLSEEKEFYAPIRLRGGHHFSDLKDHGVQYIELRNIDLNPFETYGISYTQIEFLHLFLLYLLWKDEEYGDDWGKMGDLNNEIVALEHPLARTQFEREAKKMIDEMENLVEILDVTVSDTVFVHLREMLMNPNKTLAGRLYLESEKSSQSQVATSIAKQNQKKSRDKPYQLAGFTDMELSTQILMFDAIQQGIQVEILDRQDQFLKLKLKDHVEYVKNGNMTSKDNYVSTLIMENKTVTKKILHQHGFRVPKGEEFQTIDQALRSYHLFSTKPFVVKPKTTNYGLGISIFKDGANYEDYQKALKLAFKEDSSVLIEEFINGTEYRFFVLEDKVYAVLLRIPANVKGDGNHSIEELVMQKNRDPLRGKDHRTPLEKIQLGELENLMLKGQGYGMDSIPQEGEIIYLRENSNISTGGDSIDVTDQIPEDYKKIAVDAVSALGVKICGIDLIIENTEVPADHENAYGIIEANFNPSMYMHIYPYKGESRRLTMHIIHYLFPELLQSQESKSVKRVVKDGFTTVGC is encoded by the coding sequence ATGGATTTGAAAAAAATGTTAGCTAATGAGCGTGTGAAATCATATTTATTAAAAGCCCGTTATGGGATAGAGAAAGAAAGTCATCGAGTCGACTTGTCGGGAAATCTAGCTAAAACAGATCATCCTACAAGCATTACATTAAAAGATGATCATCCATATATTCAACGAGATTTTTCAGAAACACAACTGGAATTCATCACACCTGTTATGGAGACAGTAGAGGATCTGTTTCATTACTTAGCAGCGATCCATGATGTTGCTTATCGTTCTATGGATGAGAATGAAATGCTATGGCCGTTAAGCATGCCACCACAGTTACCAAAAAAAGAAGAAGACATTGCGATTGCCAAATTGAAAAATGTTGGGAATTACAAGTATCGGCAAGCTTTATCGCAATCTTATGGCCGTCGCAAACAAATGGTTAGCGGAATTCATTTCAACTTTGAATTCGGTGAAGAGTTGCTCCAAGCGTTATTCAGCTTACAATCGGAGATAAAAGATTACCAACAGTTTAAAGCGGAGATTTATTTAAAGGTAACAAGAAATTATTTACACAACCGCTGGTTCATAACATATTTTTATGGGGCTTCTCCTATTAGTGAAAAGAATTTTTTCGAATATCATTCTTTGGATAAAGCCGTAAGAAGCATTAGAGGCAGTAAATACGGTTATGTCAATGCGGATGAGGTTAAAGTGTCGTATAGCAGTATCCAAAGCTATCTATCAGATCTATCTTTGATGGTTAAAAGAGGGCTTCTATCAGAAGAAAAGGAATTTTATGCACCTATTCGGTTAAGAGGTGGGCACCATTTTTCAGATTTAAAAGATCATGGTGTTCAGTATATTGAATTGCGCAATATAGATTTAAATCCCTTTGAAACATATGGAATTAGTTATACACAAATAGAGTTTCTCCATCTATTCTTACTTTATTTATTATGGAAAGATGAAGAATATGGTGATGATTGGGGTAAAATGGGTGATTTAAACAATGAGATAGTGGCTCTTGAGCATCCGTTGGCGCGCACACAATTTGAAAGAGAAGCTAAAAAGATGATTGATGAAATGGAAAATTTAGTAGAGATCTTAGATGTAACTGTTTCTGATACGGTATTTGTTCATCTAAGAGAAATGCTAATGAATCCAAATAAGACTTTAGCTGGTCGACTTTATCTAGAAAGTGAAAAAAGCAGTCAAAGTCAAGTAGCTACGTCAATTGCAAAACAAAATCAAAAGAAATCAAGGGATAAGCCATATCAATTAGCAGGTTTTACTGATATGGAGTTGTCCACTCAGATTCTTATGTTTGATGCAATTCAACAAGGAATCCAAGTAGAAATTTTGGATCGACAAGATCAATTTTTGAAGCTGAAATTAAAAGATCATGTTGAATATGTGAAGAATGGCAATATGACAAGTAAAGACAATTATGTCTCAACGTTAATTATGGAAAATAAAACAGTAACAAAGAAAATTCTACACCAACATGGATTTCGAGTGCCTAAGGGTGAGGAGTTTCAAACAATCGATCAAGCTTTACGATCCTATCATTTATTCTCCACGAAACCTTTTGTTGTGAAACCGAAAACAACAAACTATGGGTTAGGAATATCAATCTTCAAAGATGGCGCAAATTACGAGGATTATCAAAAGGCACTCAAGCTAGCATTTAAGGAAGACTCATCTGTATTAATAGAAGAATTTATCAATGGAACAGAATATCGGTTCTTTGTGTTAGAGGATAAAGTTTATGCTGTTTTATTACGAATTCCTGCGAATGTTAAAGGTGACGGTAACCATTCAATTGAAGAGTTAGTTATGCAAAAAAACCGTGATCCGTTAAGAGGAAAAGACCATCGAACACCTTTAGAAAAAATTCAATTAGGTGAATTAGAGAACCTCATGCTTAAAGGTCAAGGATATGGAATGGATTCGATCCCACAAGAAGGTGAAATCATTTATCTGCGTGAAAACTCCAATATTAGTACAGGCGGAGATTCGATTGATGTGACTGATCAAATTCCTGAAGATTATAAAAAAATAGCAGTGGATGCGGTATCCGCACTCGGGGTGAAAATTTGTGGCATTGATTTGATTATTGAAAATACAGAGGTTCCTGCAGATCATGAAAACGCTTATGGAATTATTGAAGCGAATTTTAACCCATCTATGTATATGCATATATATCCATATAAAGGTGAATCTCGACGGTTAACAATGCATATCATCCATTATTTATTCCCCGAACTATTACAAAGTCAGGAATCCAAGTCAGTCAAACGAGTAGTAAAAGACGGGTTCACAACGGTAGGCTGTTAA
- a CDS encoding DUF3885 domain-containing protein codes for MELRNYLNHVFPGLYLKPSLYHQWEIGIHFELGEGMYQFTDEDKLNLNRFERVYSQALSVFHDLFSDQDEMILVTNVYHRKSYKKRIKPTKVYDRFLKNKKLKYKIRQKTLPFVFDEEEAEESYISQLHLKCKKRDLDYLLLIKATCNEDFPLQPKLGEENGSYYPDVFFINTSKNIIFFIYDDRGCEVIADKKETIMPLYKKYKGWVSEFKRKEIEE; via the coding sequence ATGGAATTAAGAAACTACTTAAATCATGTTTTCCCAGGATTATACTTGAAACCAAGCCTCTATCATCAGTGGGAGATAGGAATTCATTTTGAATTAGGGGAAGGAATGTACCAGTTTACAGATGAGGATAAGCTTAATCTTAATAGGTTTGAACGAGTTTATAGTCAAGCTTTGTCTGTTTTTCATGATCTCTTTTCTGATCAGGATGAAATGATTCTCGTTACAAATGTATATCATCGCAAAAGTTACAAAAAAAGGATAAAGCCAACAAAGGTTTATGACCGCTTCCTCAAAAATAAGAAATTAAAATATAAAATCAGGCAGAAGACTTTGCCATTCGTTTTTGACGAAGAGGAAGCTGAAGAGTCTTACATTTCGCAGCTTCACCTAAAGTGCAAAAAGCGAGATTTAGATTACCTTTTACTAATAAAAGCAACTTGTAATGAGGACTTCCCATTGCAACCTAAATTGGGTGAGGAGAACGGGTCCTATTATCCAGATGTCTTTTTCATCAATACTTCTAAGAATATCATTTTCTTCATTTATGACGATAGAGGTTGCGAAGTGATCGCAGATAAAAAAGAAACAATCATGCCGTTATATAAGAAATACAAGGGTTGGGTTTCTGAATTTAAACGGAAAGAGATAGAAGAATAA
- a CDS encoding winged helix-turn-helix transcriptional regulator, with product MEISYKEKTFFTNKDLALSVIGGRWKIAIIWCLLQQSPLRLSEIQSYLPEVNQRMLIRQLRELEEDKIVTRVVYPVVPPKVEYQLSEVGLLLEPVVTSICDWGDHFRTFLEENSAETSGK from the coding sequence ATGGAAATATCTTATAAAGAAAAAACTTTTTTCACTAACAAAGACTTGGCTTTATCAGTGATAGGTGGCCGCTGGAAAATCGCAATTATATGGTGTCTGCTTCAACAGTCTCCATTAAGATTAAGTGAAATACAAAGTTACCTTCCCGAAGTCAATCAACGTATGTTAATTAGACAATTAAGAGAATTAGAGGAAGATAAAATTGTTACTAGAGTTGTATACCCGGTTGTACCTCCTAAAGTGGAGTATCAACTAAGTGAAGTTGGTTTACTGCTAGAACCCGTAGTAACTTCCATTTGTGATTGGGGAGATCATTTCAGAACATTTTTGGAAGAAAACTCCGCTGAAACATCAGGTAAATAA
- a CDS encoding DUF3885 domain-containing protein gives MIADRKETIMPLYKKYKGWVSECK, from the coding sequence GTGATCGCAGATAGGAAAGAAACGATCATGCCGTTATATAAGAAATATAAGGGTTGGGTTTCTGAATGTAAATGA
- the fghA gene encoding S-formylglutathione hydrolase, giving the protein MSLKLIEKHRSFGGEQRKYTHYSEVLKCEMTFSIYLPSNKEMREIPLIWWLSGLTCTDDNFSQKSGFQRLAERYQVAVMIPDTSPRGEHVADHDGWDLGKGAGFYLNATQDPWAKNYHMYTYIVDELSAIASTLVPYFSGEESIMGHSMGGHGALVIGMKSATRFKAISAFSPILSPARVPWGIKAFSTYLGEDQAAWKKWDASELIKEGGMPPILITQGTEDHFYREQLDETHFLKNAEENNQIVHYEKKEGYDHSYFFIATFLEDHFSFHMQHLR; this is encoded by the coding sequence GTGAGTCTAAAACTGATTGAAAAACATCGTTCTTTCGGCGGAGAACAACGTAAGTATACTCATTATTCAGAGGTATTGAAGTGTGAGATGACATTTAGTATCTACTTGCCATCAAATAAAGAAATGAGGGAAATCCCACTTATTTGGTGGCTGTCTGGTTTAACATGTACAGATGATAATTTTAGTCAAAAAAGTGGATTTCAACGTTTGGCAGAAAGATATCAAGTGGCCGTTATGATTCCAGATACTTCGCCACGTGGAGAGCATGTTGCGGATCATGATGGATGGGACCTTGGAAAAGGTGCCGGTTTTTATTTAAATGCGACACAAGATCCGTGGGCAAAGAATTATCACATGTATACGTATATAGTAGATGAGTTAAGCGCTATTGCGTCAACATTGGTACCTTATTTTTCAGGAGAAGAAAGCATTATGGGCCACTCAATGGGTGGTCATGGAGCTTTAGTAATTGGCATGAAAAGTGCAACAAGGTTTAAAGCGATTTCTGCCTTTTCTCCGATTTTGAGTCCTGCTAGAGTTCCATGGGGAATAAAGGCTTTCTCAACTTATTTAGGTGAAGATCAAGCTGCTTGGAAAAAATGGGATGCTTCAGAATTGATCAAAGAGGGCGGCATGCCTCCAATTCTTATTACCCAAGGAACGGAAGATCATTTTTATCGAGAACAATTAGATGAAACTCATTTCCTAAAGAATGCCGAGGAAAATAATCAAATAGTACATTACGAGAAAAAGGAAGGTTATGATCATAGCTATTTCTTTATAGCAACTTTCTTAGAGGACCATTTCTCATTTCATATGCAGCACTTAAGATAA